A window of the Tripterygium wilfordii isolate XIE 37 chromosome 12, ASM1340144v1, whole genome shotgun sequence genome harbors these coding sequences:
- the LOC120010580 gene encoding uncharacterized protein LOC120010580: MAVFVFINIQVLALNNDQEVVTEEEGKINKPAVLLTKEIDGELDHPLFLKAHKIQRVPIRPSTIDDDIRGENSRSTFKSEQDYSLYRRTHSDGKFEHAITHYRAEKKIVGVQARINLWQPLVINRKKAYSSSHIWIVSNDNRNVIEAGWHRDEEGQSGCYNLDCEGFKQNEDVDRIGKSYDEVSSYDDIQHTTTIKVVKSRSRRGWLLEVDGREVGVWPNEMFSDLRDGAAGVYWGGETWIMNRNDGDGDGDGDDDGEDTSVVEMGSGRFAEEGYNKASYFDKLRVALVGISSAISVTPNNWELKSTSPCYTIRVKYNSGGEANNDDDNKGFFYGGPGVGPSCPTT; the protein is encoded by the exons ATGGCAGTCTTCGTTTTCATTAATATTCAAGTTTTAGCTCTGAACAATGATCAAGAAGTAGTtacagaagaagaaggaaagatCAATAAGCCTGCAGTTTTGTTGACCAAAGAG ATCGATGGGGAACTTGATCATCCTCTTTTTTTGAAAGCTCACAAAATTCAG AGAGTGCCCATACGACCAAGCACAATTGATGATGATATTAGGGGAGAAAATTCAAGGTCTACATTCAAAAGCGAACAAGACTACTCTTTATATCGTAGGACACATTCAGATGGAAAATTTGAG CATGCAATAACGCATTATCGAGCAGAGAAAAAGATAGTTGGGGTACAGGCACGTATAAACCTATGGCAACCGTTAGTGATCAATAGAAAGAAAGCGTATAGCAGCTCTCATATTTGGATTGTATCAAATGACAATCGTAATGTGATTGAAGCTGGATGGCAT AGGGATGAGGAAGGCCAGTCAGGATGTTACAATTTGGATTGTGAAGGATTTAAACAGAATGAGGATGTAGATAGGATAGGAAAATCATATGATGAGGTATCATCCTACGACGATATACAACATACTACTACTATTAAAGTTGTCAAG AGTAGAAGTAGGAGAGGTTGGTTGTTGGAAGTTGATGGGAGGGAGGTGGGTGTCTGGCCAAACGAAATGTTTAGTGACCTGAGAGACGGAGCCGCAGGTGTGTATTGGGGTGGCGAGACCTGGATCATGAATAGGAacgatggtgatggtgatggtgatggtgacgATGACGGTGAAGATACATCAGTAGTAGAAATGGGATCTGGTAGATTTGCGGAAGAGGGAtacaataaagcaagttatttCGACAAACTACGAGTCGCACTCGTGGGAATATCGAGCGCTATTTCAGTTACGCCGAATAACTGGGAATTGAAGAGCACTAGCCCATGCTATACCATCCGTGTTAAATATAACTCCGGCGGAGAAgctaataatgatgatgataataaaggCTTCTTTTATGGAGGGCCGGGCGTGGGTCCATCATGCCCTACGACTTGA